Proteins from one Streptomyces sp. NBC_00289 genomic window:
- a CDS encoding enoyl-CoA hydratase/isomerase family protein, with the protein MADTVLYEVNDGLATITLNRPEAMNALDIATKVAFRDAVRSAAADDAVRAVLLTAAGDRAFCVGQDLKEHIGLLAADREAGTGQTMTTVREHYNPIVRALTGMAKPVVAGVNGVAAGAGFGFALAADYRVVADTAAFNTSFAGVALTADSGVSWTLPRVVGPGRAADLLLFPRSIKAQEAYDLGIANRLVPAAELRAEAEKVARALAEGPTVAYAAIKEAVAHGLSHSLEETLDKEDELQARAGASEDHAIAVRAFVNKEKPKYLGR; encoded by the coding sequence GCTCGCGACGATCACGCTGAACCGCCCCGAGGCGATGAACGCGCTGGACATCGCCACCAAGGTCGCCTTCCGTGACGCGGTACGGTCCGCGGCGGCCGACGACGCCGTACGGGCGGTGCTGCTGACCGCCGCCGGGGATCGGGCCTTCTGCGTGGGCCAGGACCTGAAGGAGCACATCGGGCTGCTGGCCGCCGACCGGGAGGCGGGCACGGGGCAGACCATGACCACGGTGCGCGAGCACTACAACCCGATCGTGCGGGCGCTGACGGGCATGGCCAAGCCCGTGGTGGCCGGCGTGAACGGTGTCGCGGCCGGGGCCGGCTTCGGTTTCGCGCTGGCCGCGGACTACCGGGTCGTGGCGGACACGGCGGCCTTCAACACCTCGTTCGCGGGCGTGGCGCTGACCGCCGACTCGGGGGTCTCCTGGACGCTGCCGCGGGTCGTGGGCCCGGGGCGCGCCGCCGACCTCCTGCTCTTCCCGCGGAGCATCAAGGCGCAGGAGGCCTACGACCTCGGCATCGCGAACCGTCTGGTGCCGGCGGCCGAGCTGCGCGCCGAGGCCGAGAAGGTGGCGCGGGCGCTGGCCGAGGGGCCGACGGTGGCGTACGCGGCGATCAAGGAGGCGGTGGCCCACGGGCTGTCCCACTCCCTGGAGGAGACCCTCGACAAGGAGGACGAGCTCCAGGCACGGGCGGGCGCGTCCGAGGACCACGCGATCGCCGTCCGCGCGTTCGTGAACAAGGAGAAGCCGAAGTACCTGGGGCGCTGA
- a CDS encoding DNA-3-methyladenine glycosylase I has protein sequence MTDGTALAGPDGALRCPWALSAAEYVTYHDEEWGRPVHGDDALFERLSLEAFQSGLSWITILRRRPGFRTAFAGFRIASVAVFTDDDRERLLADAGIIRNRAKVDATLANARVLADWAPGELDELIWSHAPAPGPAPKALGDVPAITPESTALSKALKKRGLRFVGPTTAYALMQACGLVDDHLADCVARRA, from the coding sequence GTGACCGACGGCACCGCCCTTGCCGGCCCGGACGGCGCGCTGCGCTGTCCCTGGGCCCTGTCGGCCGCGGAGTACGTGACGTACCACGACGAGGAGTGGGGCCGTCCGGTCCACGGCGACGACGCCCTGTTCGAGCGGCTCAGCCTGGAGGCCTTCCAGTCCGGCCTGTCCTGGATCACGATCCTGCGCCGCCGCCCCGGCTTCCGCACCGCCTTCGCCGGTTTCCGGATCGCCTCGGTCGCCGTCTTCACCGACGACGACCGGGAGCGCCTCCTCGCCGACGCCGGCATCATCCGCAACCGCGCCAAGGTCGACGCGACCCTCGCCAACGCGCGCGTGCTGGCCGACTGGGCTCCGGGCGAGCTGGACGAGCTGATCTGGTCCCACGCGCCCGCCCCGGGCCCGGCCCCGAAGGCCCTCGGGGACGTCCCGGCGATCACGCCCGAGTCGACGGCCCTGTCCAAGGCCCTCAAGAAGCGGGGCCTGCGCTTCGTCGGCCCCACGACCGCGTACGCGCTGATGCAGGCGTGCGGTCTGGTCGACGACCACCTGGCGGACTGCGTGGCGAGGCGGGCCTGA
- a CDS encoding DivIVA domain-containing protein encodes MFLFLVVALAVVVAAVTLAVVGGGGGDAPLPEAAPERLQDPLPLDRPVNHADVESLRFPLAARGYRMADVDDALGRLGAELAERDARIADLESALAGARAPDHVSMEKPAQDHRQWHAPEDQQ; translated from the coding sequence ATGTTCTTGTTCCTGGTCGTCGCGCTCGCCGTGGTCGTCGCCGCGGTGACGCTCGCCGTGGTGGGCGGCGGCGGGGGCGACGCGCCGCTGCCGGAGGCCGCCCCCGAGCGGCTGCAGGACCCTCTGCCCCTCGACCGCCCGGTGAACCACGCGGACGTGGAGAGCCTGCGTTTCCCGCTCGCCGCCCGCGGCTACCGCATGGCCGACGTCGACGACGCCCTCGGCCGCCTCGGCGCCGAACTCGCCGAGCGTGACGCCCGCATCGCCGACCTGGAGTCCGCACTGGCCGGCGCGCGGGCCCCGGACCACGTCTCCATGGAGAAGCCCGCCCAGGACCACCGGCAGTGGCACGCCCCGGAGGACCAGCAGTGA
- the folP gene encoding dihydropteroate synthase — protein sequence MLRLGRREFEAHEPVIMAIVNRTPDSFYDRGATFLDEPALARVEQAVAEGAAIIDIGGVKAGPGEEVTAEEEARRTVGFVAEVRRRFPDVVISVDTWRHEVGEAVCEAGADLLNDAWGGVDPRLAEVAARYGAGLVCTHAGGAEPRTRPHRVAYDDVMADILRVTVGLAERAVSLGVPRESVLIDPGHDFGKSTRHSLEATRRLEEMVVTGWPVLVSLSNKDFVGETLDKPVKERVLGTLATTAVSAWLGAQVYRVHEVAETRQVLDMVASIAGHRPPAVARRGLA from the coding sequence ATGCTCAGGCTGGGCAGGCGCGAATTCGAGGCGCACGAGCCGGTGATCATGGCGATCGTGAACCGGACCCCGGACTCCTTCTACGACCGGGGGGCCACCTTTCTCGACGAGCCCGCCCTCGCGCGCGTGGAGCAGGCGGTGGCGGAGGGCGCGGCGATCATCGACATCGGCGGCGTGAAGGCGGGGCCGGGCGAAGAGGTGACGGCCGAGGAGGAGGCGCGGCGGACCGTCGGGTTCGTCGCGGAGGTGCGGCGCCGTTTCCCCGACGTCGTGATCAGCGTGGACACCTGGCGGCACGAGGTCGGTGAGGCCGTGTGCGAGGCGGGAGCCGACCTGCTGAACGACGCGTGGGGCGGCGTCGATCCGCGGCTCGCGGAGGTCGCCGCGCGGTACGGGGCGGGCCTGGTGTGCACGCACGCGGGCGGCGCCGAGCCGCGGACCCGGCCGCACCGGGTGGCGTACGACGACGTCATGGCCGACATCCTCCGGGTGACCGTGGGGCTGGCCGAGCGGGCGGTGTCGCTGGGGGTGCCCCGGGAGTCGGTGCTGATCGATCCGGGGCACGACTTCGGGAAGAGCACCCGGCACAGCCTGGAGGCGACGCGGCGGCTGGAGGAGATGGTGGTGACGGGGTGGCCGGTGCTGGTGTCCCTGTCCAACAAGGACTTCGTCGGGGAGACGCTGGACAAGCCGGTGAAGGAGCGGGTGCTGGGCACGCTGGCGACGACGGCGGTGTCCGCGTGGCTCGGGGCGCAGGTGTACCGGGTGCACGAGGTGGCGGAGACGCGGCAGGTGCTCGACATGGTGGCGTCGATCGCGGGGCACCGGCCGCCGGCCGTGGCGCGGCGGGGGCTGGCGTAA
- a CDS encoding TIGR00730 family Rossman fold protein: MATGNPEGKKQPPEEQRLGPVLRRRDQVQASTTDQRLLDAGGPSDWVHTDPWRVLRIQSEFIEGFGTLAELPAAISVFGSARTPVDSPEYEAGVRLGRGLVEAGFAVITGGGPGAMEAANKGACEAKGTSVGLGIELPFEQGLNPYVDIGLNFRYFFVRKMMFVKYAQGFVVLPGGLGTLDELFEALTLVQTQKVTRFPIVLFGSAYWGGLIDWLKNTLVAQGKAAEKDLLLFHVTDDVDEAVALVSKEAGR; encoded by the coding sequence CGGAGGAGCAGCGCCTGGGGCCGGTTCTCCGACGGCGCGATCAGGTGCAGGCGAGCACGACGGACCAGCGCCTGCTGGACGCGGGCGGCCCGTCGGACTGGGTCCACACGGACCCCTGGCGGGTGCTGCGCATCCAGTCGGAGTTCATCGAGGGCTTCGGCACCCTGGCCGAACTCCCCGCCGCCATCAGCGTGTTCGGCTCGGCGCGGACCCCGGTGGACTCGCCCGAGTACGAGGCGGGCGTCCGGCTGGGCCGCGGCCTGGTCGAGGCCGGGTTCGCGGTGATCACCGGCGGCGGTCCCGGCGCGATGGAAGCCGCCAACAAGGGCGCCTGCGAGGCGAAGGGCACCTCGGTCGGCCTCGGCATCGAGCTGCCGTTCGAGCAGGGACTGAACCCGTACGTCGACATCGGCCTCAACTTCCGCTACTTCTTCGTCCGGAAGATGATGTTCGTGAAGTACGCCCAGGGCTTCGTGGTCCTGCCCGGCGGGCTGGGGACGCTCGACGAACTCTTCGAGGCCCTCACCCTGGTCCAGACCCAGAAGGTCACCCGCTTCCCCATCGTCCTGTTCGGCAGCGCGTACTGGGGCGGCCTGATCGACTGGCTGAAGAACACGCTGGTCGCGCAGGGCAAGGCCGCGGAGAAGGACCTCCTGCTCTTCCACGTCACGGACGACGTGGACGAGGCGGTGGCCCTGGTGTCGAAGGAGGCGGGGCGCTGA